A single genomic interval of Streptomyces sp. NBC_00663 harbors:
- a CDS encoding acyl-CoA dehydrogenase family protein, whose amino-acid sequence MSDQPPPSDLLHLMAPWADRLNADLDGLDSRAEFPRDKWSAVQDSGLLRTPFAPSYGGHGRSLTDTMRALEGLGRVSHDSGLSFSASTQIVSVGTPLQRFGDDDLKERYLPKIVSGDLITAHAITEESGGSDAMNISTTAVRDGDHYVVSGGKMFITNAPVADVFLLYVRTGAPGPFGLTCLLVEAGTPGLVVGPAMDKIGLRTSPIGTLAFEELRVPVAQRVGGEGAGFLVLDHVMKREVLFAFSITLGEMTRRLEETVRFAKDRTQFGQSIGKYQAISHKIATMKIRTETARKWLRDTGAKVEARKDAALDLAATKTVVSEANVQNALDAVRIHGGRGVLTAHGVERGLRDSVAGTIYSGTSEIQRTRIASLLGL is encoded by the coding sequence ATGTCCGACCAGCCACCCCCCTCCGACCTCCTCCATCTGATGGCCCCCTGGGCCGACCGCCTCAACGCCGATCTCGACGGACTCGACAGCAGGGCCGAGTTCCCCCGGGACAAGTGGTCGGCCGTCCAGGACTCCGGCCTTCTGCGCACCCCCTTCGCCCCCTCGTACGGCGGCCACGGCCGCTCCCTGACCGACACCATGCGGGCCCTGGAAGGACTGGGCCGCGTCTCGCACGACTCCGGCCTGTCCTTCTCCGCCTCCACCCAGATCGTGTCCGTGGGCACACCGCTCCAGCGGTTCGGGGACGACGACCTCAAGGAGCGCTACCTCCCGAAGATCGTCTCCGGCGATCTGATCACCGCCCACGCCATCACCGAGGAGTCCGGCGGCTCCGACGCGATGAACATCTCCACCACCGCCGTCCGCGACGGCGACCACTACGTCGTCAGCGGCGGGAAGATGTTCATCACCAACGCTCCCGTCGCCGACGTCTTCCTCCTCTACGTCCGCACCGGCGCCCCCGGCCCGTTCGGCCTGACCTGCCTCCTCGTCGAGGCCGGGACGCCCGGCCTGGTGGTCGGGCCGGCCATGGACAAGATCGGGCTGCGCACCAGCCCGATCGGCACCCTCGCCTTCGAGGAGCTGCGGGTGCCGGTCGCCCAGCGGGTCGGCGGGGAGGGCGCCGGGTTCCTCGTCCTGGACCACGTCATGAAGCGCGAGGTCCTGTTCGCCTTCTCCATCACGCTCGGCGAGATGACCCGCCGACTGGAGGAGACGGTCCGATTCGCCAAGGACCGCACACAGTTCGGCCAATCCATCGGGAAGTACCAGGCCATCTCCCACAAGATCGCCACCATGAAGATCCGGACCGAGACCGCCCGCAAATGGCTGCGCGACACCGGCGCGAAGGTGGAAGCGCGCAAGGACGCCGCCCTCGACCTCGCCGCCACCAAGACCGTCGTATCGGAGGCGAACGTGCAGAACGCCCTCGACGCGGTCCGCATCCACGGCGGCCGCGGGGTGCTCACCGCGCACGGCGTCGAACGCGGACTGCGCGACTCCGTCGCCGGGACCATCTACTCCGGCACCAGCGAGATCCAGCGCACCCGGATCGCGAGCCTCCTCGGCCTCTGA
- a CDS encoding ectoine synthase — translation MFTRTVDEVAPVEWGNGTSHRLLVEADRMGFAFAVTLVRQGTTSALQYRKHLEACYCVAGSGEVMEKDGTRHKIMPGTIYVLNEHDPHYLIASDYEDLHLVSVFNPPIVGNERHTLSEDGFSQY, via the coding sequence GTGTTCACGCGCACCGTCGACGAAGTCGCCCCCGTCGAGTGGGGCAACGGCACCAGCCACCGGCTGCTCGTCGAGGCCGACCGGATGGGCTTCGCCTTCGCCGTGACCCTGGTCCGCCAGGGCACCACGAGCGCGCTCCAGTACCGCAAGCACCTGGAGGCCTGCTACTGCGTCGCGGGCTCCGGCGAGGTCATGGAGAAGGACGGCACCCGGCACAAGATCATGCCGGGCACGATCTACGTCCTGAACGAGCACGACCCGCACTACCTCATAGCCTCCGACTACGAGGACCTGCACCTGGTCTCGGTCTTCAACCCGCCGATCGTCGGCAACGAACGGCACACCCTGTCCGAGGACGGCTTCTCCCAGTACTGA
- a CDS encoding acyl carrier protein — protein MTTAQTPHATGAQPLHAPHATADELRAHIAAEYLAGEDASDLTDDFDLIAAGVIDSLGLVRLVSHIVTAYQVPVDDLEIRPEHFRSIAAITELIVRHAEPAPAA, from the coding sequence ATGACAACCGCCCAGACCCCCCACGCCACGGGTGCCCAGCCGCTGCACGCCCCCCACGCCACAGCCGATGAGCTGCGCGCCCACATCGCCGCCGAGTACCTGGCCGGCGAGGACGCCTCCGACCTCACCGACGACTTCGACCTCATCGCCGCCGGCGTCATCGACAGCCTCGGCCTGGTCCGGCTGGTGTCCCACATCGTGACCGCCTATCAGGTGCCGGTGGACGACCTGGAGATCAGGCCGGAGCACTTCCGGAGCATCGCCGCGATCACCGAGCTGATCGTCCGTCACGCCGAGCCCGCCCCGGCCGCCTGA
- a CDS encoding AMP-binding protein, with translation MPSPHLADAVGAHREKRADRVALSCCHRSVTYRRLDALTSTFADQLDRLDLAPGATVCVPAHKSPETVALLLAVFRRGLVALVPSPDLGAEALARLSRQARASHLLAVDEQSTLSAEPLPRDETEATGFAIPDPARTRLLLTTSGSTGTPKIVPIPVDGFTAFADWATHAFGLTADDVALSYAPLNFDLALLDVWTFLRLGAEVVLVGKEQAADAARLADLVSGRHVTFVQGVPMLHRLLAQGPSQPTVRQAVLTGEAMPADLLPKAFAACPEARFHNVFGCTETNDSFVYEVPRAPGQQERMPIGRPLPGVRALVLAPDGTPLDGPGTGELVVSTPFQTDGYLRTALNERAFAEFDGHTYYRTGDIVTRAADGLVHLEGRADWQVKVRGIRTNLQEVEAVITTHPDVSEAVVVALPDDQAGARLHARVTRRPAAALTGLGLRSHVGARLPRHAIPSSVHITDQPLPRTSTGKPDRNRIRDDRMKETATA, from the coding sequence ATGCCGTCACCACACCTCGCCGACGCCGTCGGCGCCCACCGTGAGAAACGTGCCGACCGCGTGGCCCTGTCCTGCTGCCACCGCAGCGTCACCTACCGTCGGCTCGACGCCCTGACCTCGACGTTCGCCGACCAGTTGGACCGGCTGGACCTCGCGCCCGGCGCCACCGTCTGCGTCCCGGCGCACAAGTCGCCGGAGACCGTCGCCCTGCTGCTGGCGGTGTTCCGCCGGGGCCTGGTCGCCCTGGTCCCCTCACCCGACCTCGGCGCCGAGGCGCTGGCCCGGCTGAGCCGGCAGGCCCGCGCCTCCCACCTGCTCGCCGTGGACGAGCAGAGCACGCTGTCCGCCGAGCCGTTACCGCGCGACGAGACCGAGGCGACCGGGTTCGCGATCCCCGACCCGGCCCGCACCCGACTGCTGCTCACCACCTCCGGCTCCACCGGAACCCCGAAGATCGTGCCGATCCCCGTCGACGGCTTCACCGCCTTCGCCGACTGGGCGACCCACGCCTTCGGCCTCACCGCCGACGACGTCGCCCTCTCCTACGCGCCCCTCAACTTCGACCTGGCCCTGCTGGACGTATGGACCTTCCTGCGGCTCGGCGCCGAGGTCGTCCTCGTCGGCAAGGAGCAGGCAGCCGACGCCGCACGCCTCGCCGACCTGGTGAGCGGGCGGCACGTCACCTTCGTCCAGGGCGTCCCCATGCTGCACCGGCTGCTCGCGCAGGGTCCCTCCCAACCCACCGTCCGGCAGGCCGTCCTCACCGGCGAGGCCATGCCCGCCGACCTGCTGCCCAAGGCGTTCGCGGCCTGCCCCGAGGCGCGGTTCCACAACGTGTTCGGCTGCACCGAGACCAACGACTCGTTCGTGTACGAGGTCCCCCGCGCCCCCGGTCAGCAGGAGCGGATGCCGATCGGCCGGCCCCTCCCGGGCGTCCGCGCTCTCGTGCTCGCGCCCGACGGAACCCCGCTGGACGGCCCCGGCACCGGCGAACTCGTCGTCTCCACGCCCTTCCAGACCGACGGCTACCTCCGGACCGCCCTGAACGAGCGGGCGTTCGCCGAGTTCGACGGCCACACCTACTACCGCACCGGCGACATCGTCACCCGCGCCGCGGACGGCCTCGTCCACCTCGAAGGACGCGCCGACTGGCAGGTCAAGGTGCGCGGAATCCGCACCAACCTCCAGGAGGTGGAGGCCGTCATCACCACCCACCCCGACGTGAGCGAGGCGGTCGTCGTCGCCCTGCCCGACGACCAGGCGGGGGCCCGTCTGCACGCCCGGGTGACCCGGCGTCCCGCCGCCGCGCTGACCGGCCTCGGCCTGCGCAGCCACGTGGGCGCCCGGCTGCCCCGGCACGCCATCCCGTCCTCCGTCCACATCACCGACCAGCCGCTGCCCCGCACCAGCACGGGCAAGCCGGACCGCAACCGGATCAGAGACGACCGTATGAAGGAGACCGCGACCGCATGA